A single window of Nicotiana sylvestris chromosome 5, ASM39365v2, whole genome shotgun sequence DNA harbors:
- the LOC138869001 gene encoding uncharacterized protein, whose protein sequence is MRIGNGQEKPNSTNIIEIPDTLTIPFTTERESLEKLFTVTYPNMHTFFSASSYPSSRVILTTKNDFVNEMNDMLIDRFQGTLKTFVGIDETTEPNDQAQFEDLLHTFNPAGLPPHKLSLKENCPIILLRNLNSCEGFCNQRRI, encoded by the coding sequence ATGAGAATTGGAAATGGACAAGAAAAACCAAACTCTACAAATATAATTGAGATACCAGATACTTTAACTATTCCATTTACTACTGAAAGAGAATCATTAGAAAAATTATTCACAGTAACGTATCCAAATATGCACACATTCTTTTCAGCATCATCTTACCCAAGTTCTCGTGTTATTCTCACAACGAAGAATGATTTCGTCAATGAAATGAATGATATGCTTATAGATCGATTTCAAGGGACACTAAAAACTTTTGTTGGTATTGATGAAACCACTGAACCTAATGATCAGGCACAATTTGAGGACCTACTGCATACTTTTAATCCCGCTGGTTTGCCACCGCATAAATTATCTTTGAAGGAGAATTGTCCGATTATATTATTAAGAAATCTAAATTCATGTGAGGGCTTCTGTAatcagaggcggatctag
- the LOC138869002 gene encoding uncharacterized protein, protein MNVRGPKSYEDLRYVNGEPCNTFRESVEKRGMLQCDNSLIECMLEATSYQMPHSLRGLFATLLVYCNPVNPRELWEQFEEPMSEDHKLLANIGRNEIRLQVLNHINDILHSMDADINDYKIVQETIRPSTTAKEAKEVHFERTIIVNEQDILFCKKLNRDQIKAYNTIIERIFSCRAGAFFIDAAFILPGGRTAHSRFKIPININNNFSCNSSKQSALACLIREAKLIGWDEVSMANKRTIQAFDLLLKDLMDTNTIFGGKVVVFGGDFRLLICS, encoded by the exons ATGAATGTTAGAGGCCCAAAATCTTACGAAGATTTACGATATGTCAATGGAGAACCATGTAATACCTTTAGAGAATCTGTTGAAAAACGAGGAATGTTACAATGTGATAACAGTTTGATTGAATGCATGTTAGAAGCAACAAGTTACCAAATGCCACACAGCTTAAGAGGTTTGTTCGCTACGTTATTAGTATATTGTAATCCTGTGAACCCAAGAGAATTGTGGGAACAATTTGAGGAACCAATGTCTGAAGATCATAAGCTACTagccaacattggaagaaatgagATCCGGCTTCAAGTTTTAAACCATATTAATGACATATTGCATTCTATGGATGCTGACATAAATGACTACAAAATTGTTCAAGAAACAATCAGGCCTTCGACCACTGCGAAGGAAGCAAAGGAAGTTCATTTTGAGAGGACGATTATTGTCAATGAACAAGACATATTATTTTGCAAGAAGTTAAATAGAGACCAAATTAAAGCATACAATACAATTATTGAAAGAATATTCTCATGTAGAGCAGGAGCATTTTTCATTGATG CTGCTTTCATTCTTCCTGGTGGACGAACTGCACATTCACGGTTCAAAATCCCaataaatattaataataatttCAGTTGCAACAGTAGCAAACAAAGCGCACTTGCCTGCTTAATTCGAGAAGCAAAATTGATTGGATGGGATGAAGTGTCTATGGCAAATAAAAGAACGATTCAGGCTTTTGATTTGCTCTTGAAAGACCTCATGGATACAAATACAATTTTTGGTGGAAAAGTAGTGGTTTTTGGAGGTGACTTCAGGCTTTTGATTTGCTCTTGA